The DNA segment ACCTCATTACACAAGGAATGGTGCTAAAAGATGGTGCAAAAATGTCTAAGTCCAAAGGTAATACTGTAGATCCTCAAGAGCTTATTGATAAATATGGTGCTGATACTGTAAGATTATTTAGCATGTTTGCGGCACCTCCTGAGCAATCACTTGAATGGTCGGAAACAGGAGTTGAAGGAGCAAATAAATTTCTACGCAAAGTATTTAATTATGCTGAATTAAATAAAGATATATTTGCTAAAAACATAACTCTAAAGCATCAAAAACTTACAAAACAAGATAAAAAAGTACGCTTTGAAATACACTCTAATCTAAAGCAGGCGATTTTTGATTTTGATAAGAGTCAGTTTAATACTGTAGTATCTGCTTGTATGAAAATTTTAAATTCCCTTAATAACTATGATAACCTCTCTCAAAGTGTCAAGGTTGAGGGATTTAGTATTTTACTAAGAGTTCTAGCACCATTTACGCCACATTTGTGCCATCATCTATGGCAACAGCTAAATTTAGGAGAAGATATACTTCATACTAGTTTCCCAACGGTTGATAATAATGCTCTAAAAAAAGATGAATTTCTTTTAGTAGTGCAGATTAATGGTAAGTTAAAAGCTAAGCTAGAATTAGATGCTTCATTATCTCCAAATCAAGTTGAAGAAGCAGTGTTAGCTTATGAACATGTCAAATCATTTATAGATAATAAACAAGTTGTTAAAGTAATTTATGTTCCACAAAAACTTATCAATATTGTAATTAAATAAGGTAAATATAATGAGAATAAAATATTTTCATATTATATTTTTGTTTATTGCAACAATCATATTAGTTAACTGTAGTTTTCATGCACGTGGAGTTTTGGCTGATGGCAATGCAGGTAACTTTGATAGCTTAGTTGGTACTAAATTTTATATTCAAAGTAATGGATATTATAGTCTAACAAATGAACTAAGACATAATTTGATAGCTTATAAAGCGATTGTTATTAAAAATGAGGAATTGGCTGATTATATAATTAATATCCAACAGGTAAATAAAAGCTCTCAATTAACAAGTATTGTTGGAGGTGCATCTAATAATACTTATCAATTAATTTATACAATAACTTACAATTTAGTAAGACCTAAGATAAAGACTCCTGTCATACATAATACTACTATTAATTCACAAATGTTTTGGCAGTCTAACTCAGGTACACAGTTAGCTCAAAATAATGAATCAACTAGGATATATAACTATCTCCAATCAAATTTGGTTACAAGGATGATTTTACAGATAGCAGAGCTTTTACCAAGTAAGAATATATCCTCTAGAGATAATTCTATGCAATAAACCTAAGGAGCTCTCTATTTTTTTTTTCAAAAAGAGAATAATTTATCTATTAGATATCTATACAATAAAATTTCTGTAGATCAACAACTTTTAGAAAAATTAAGTAAAGAAGGATCTTTTCTAGTAGGTTTTTTATCACTGCAAAAGCTAATGAAAAGCTTACAAATATTAGCTTGTTTTGTGCCTATATTGAAAATGACATATATACAATAATCCAAAAATACATCTAGGCTTGACGTTTTTGATTAGAGAACTTCAAGCCTATACTCAATTTGGCTTACCTGTTGAGTTATATATATTGAGTTATATATTTGCTGGTTTACATACGTTCGATTTAAAAGCTTTCCAAGCTTTAGCACTTAGGTAAGGTAACACCAACTTGACCTTGGTATTTACCGCCTTTGTCAGCATAAGAAGTTTCACACTTTTCATCAGATTGGAAGAATAACATTTGAGCCACACCTTCATTTGCATAGATTTTAGCTGGTAATGGTGTAGTATTTGAAAACTCTAATGTCACATAACCTTCCCATTCTGGTTCAAGAGGAGTCACATTTACTATGATCCCACATCTTGCATAAGTAGATTTACCTAAACAGACTACTAAAGTATCTCTTGGGATTTTAAACTTCTCAACTGTACGCGCTAAAGCAAAAGAGTTTGAGGGAATTATACAAACATCACCTTTGAAATCGACAAAATTTTTATCATTAAAATCTTTAGGATCAACTATTGAAGAGTTTATATTTGTAAATATTTTAAACTCATCTGCACAGCGCACGTCATAACCATAGCTTGAAGTTCCATAGGAAACTATTTTTTGGTTATTGATAATTTTTACTTGACCTGCCTCAAAAGGCTCTATCATGTTATGCTCTTGAGACATTTTTTTTATCCATTTATCTGATTTTATTGTCACGTTTTTGCTCTCTTAATTTTCTAATTTAATACCAATAGAATCTAAATTACTTGCTTTAGGTAATTTCTCAATTTCATTTAAGGTATTTTCAGCTACAGTCATATAACTTATATTGATAATATCATCCTTGTCTAAACTTACATAAGGTTTACCATTATCAGCATTCTCACGAATATCTTTATGCAGCGGTAAATTGCCTAAAAACTCAATATTATTTTTGCCACATAAAAGATGAGCGCCATCATCACCGAAAATATGTTCACTGTTACCACATTTAGGGCAAATATAATAACTCATATTTTCTATTACACCTAAAGTTTTGATATCAACTTTTTGAAACATTGCTACAGCCCTTCTTGCATCAATTAATGATAAATCTTGGGGAGTTGTAACAATCACTGCACCAGTAACTGGCATATTTTTTGATATAGTTAACTGGATATCACCAGTTCCAGGAGGTAAATCTAAAAATAAATAATCTATATCACCCCAATCTGTATCATTTAAAAGTTGCATTAGAGCTCGAGATACTATGGGACCACGCCAAATTACTGCTGATTCTGGGTCTATCAAATTACCGATAGAAATCATCTTTACCCTGTAACGTTCTAACGGAATAATTTTTTTCTTATCAGTAGTTTGTGGATTTTGCTTAAGATTTAGTAAAGTCGGCTGGCTTGGGCCATAAATATCTGCATCTAAAATCCCAACTTTTGCGCCCATTTTTGCAAAGCAAACTGCTAAATTTGCTGTGACAGTAGACTTACCTACTCCACCTTTTCCGGAGGCTACTAAGATAATATTTTTGATATTAGGTAAAAGTTTTTGTCCCTGTTGAACTTTCCTTTTGATAACATTTTCAATTCTTATCATATTAAAACTATTAGTTTTTATAATTTATTTGCTATTGTAACGATAATTTTATTGTAATTATACTTAATTAAAGATGCTTTAAAAAGATGATTTTAAAATGTTTTACTCATTTGTCAAATAGTTACTATTAAAGTATAGTGTTTGGTATATTTTTTTGCATAGATAAAACTGTAATAGTAACTACATATTTTTCTAAGTGATGATTATTTGGCGTGTAGCATTTATGTTTGTTGGTGGTATTGCCGCTATTATTAGTTCTCTTTCTTTTAGAAAAGAAATTGATGAGATTGGATATTCTTAAACTAAAAAACTCATTATAAATTTCATATTATTAATTTATTTAAAATAGAGAAATTAGCAATAGTTAGGGCTGTGTTGCTGCTATTTCAATTTTACAATGGTAGTACTTCTTTTACTTACCAATATATTTTCAATTAAATCACATCGCAAATAGCTCGAGTTTGATACTTGTCAACCTATTTGTTTTCTGTAGTATCTATCCCAGCAGGTTTTTTCTTGCTGATAAATTTATATACCACTACTATACTATTTATCTGGCGCGATAGGCTTAGTAATTTTTTACTATAGTGTCGTTACTAACTCTAAATATTTATTCTTTTATTATAATATTTTTATGGAACTAGTTGTATGAGTTGCTTTTAACTATTCAAGTACCACATTTTTAACTATGGGGTGAGAGCTAGTGGCTTAGGTTTAAGTTATAACATTAGTTTTGTGCTATTTTAAATGACGCTTTTTTGGTTTTGGCAAGTTTAGGGTATTGCTAAAGGTTTTATATTTACTTTTACTCTATTATATATTGGTTTAGTAGTGATTATTATCTCTGCCATTATACTAATATTTACGCGTAGTAACCTTCCATTTCTATCTAGCACACTATCAAGTGTGATAAAATTTTTTTAAAAGATCTTTTATTTTATTAGTAATGGAAAAATTCTTATCAAGTTTAATATATATATTAGAAGCTAATACGATTTTATTTGTTTGTCAGATTTTTACTATTTTTATCGTATTAAAACTAATTGTTGATAAAAGATCAGCATCAAATATCCTTGCATGGATTTTAGCAATATTGTTTATCCCGTACATTGCCATTCCATTTTTCTTTATATTTCAACGTAAAGATAAGCGTAGCTTTTGGCAAAAAGAAGCTATGAATATTAGTCAACCATCACTAGATTCATTCTGCTTAGATAAAAGTGAAAATTGTAAAAATCTACCTAATGAAATTATTAATGTTTTTGCTAATATGGAATTAAATACTCTTACAAGTAAAAACTCTTTTGAAATGTATTGTGATGGTGTTAAATCATTTCAAGCTTTTATGCAAGCTATTAAGTCTGCAGAACAAAATATTTATATCCAAACATATGTATTTAAAAATGATACTACCTCTAAGCTAGTAATAAATGCTTTAGAAAAAAAAGCTGCTGAAGGTGTTGAAATTAAGATTATGATTGATTCTCTAGGTTCATTTTATGTATATCGTCATAATAGAAAAATATTCAAAAAATTACGTAATTTAGGTGCTAAAGTAGTATTTTTTATGCCGGTGATATCTAATCCTTTGCGTAATTATATTAATTATAGGAACCATAGGAAAATATATATTTTTGATAATCATACGGTATTTAGCGGTGGTATGAATATTGGTGATGAATATATGTCACCTATCGAACATGAAGGAATGTGGGATGACTTACTATTTAAAATTCAAGGGGAATCGTTAATATATTTTTTAAAGATTTTTTGTTCTGATTGGCACTTTGCGACAAATCAAGAAATTGAATTTAATATGGAGAATGCCATAACAACACAAGAAGGTTTTGTGCAAGTAATTCCTTCTGGACCAGATCTAAAAGAAGACCAACTATATTCTGGGTTAATCACTGCAATTAATTCAGCTAAACAAAAATTATGGATTATAACTCCATATCTAATACCTTCAACAGAATTATATCATTCAATAGTTCTAGCTAAGAAAAAAGGTATTGAGGTAAAAATTATCACACCCAAAAACTCCAATCATAAGTTAGTTGATAGAGCTAGAGCGAGTTATATAAGAGATTTTTTAGAAGCTAATATTGATATTCATTTCACTAAAAACATGATACATGCCAAAGCTGTATTAATTGACGATAATATAGCAATGATAGGCTCAGTAAATTTAGATATTCGTAGCCTATTTTTAAATTATGAAATTGCTACATTTTTGTATAGCAAAAATGATATTGTAAAAATGTATCAATGGGCAGATAAAATCCTAGAGGACTCAACTCAAAGTACCCAACACATGAGCACAAGTCGTGGTAGTCTGATTGCAGAAAGTATACTTAAAATACTTACTCCTTTAATGTAGAGCGAGATCTTAATAAAAAGGTTTAAACATTTATTAGCTTATTTTTGAATACATTCTTTAATATATATTTTAAAATAAAAACTAATTATAACCGCTTGATTTTCTAGGTTAGTATGTCCTTTGCTTTTGATTTATTTAACTAAATAAGTTAAAGAGGCTAACAAAAAATGTAAAAGCTAAAAAATATACTTAATAAAACAATTTTTTATTAGTTTTAGGTGCTATGCTATGATAATTACTCGCATGTTCTGACAAAAAAACAATCAAAGTGGTGTTTTAATTATCCTTTAGAGCTTAATAATAATGTTACACAGCTTGAAGCTACTTTTGATGAATATTAGTAAGCTTAAAATGAATCAATTTTTAAAAATAGGCTTTTATTAAAGCTATATAGAAAAAGATGGTAAATATCCTGCTATAATGCTTGATATCGATAAGTTAATAATCTTTTAATAATATTATGATAACAGAGGTACCAAACCAACTATCCCTTATATGCTGATTTTGTTTAAAATCAATGTTTCAAACAAATTATAATCACATACCGTCTTTTTACTTGAACAATAACAGTCTTTGTACTATGTGCAGCCAAAAACCAATTTTGCTTACAAAGATTCATTTAGGACAGCATCATCTTGAACAAAGAAATGTTTACTGGTTAATGTACTATATATACTACTATCGGTGATAAAAATGTAGATTGGTATGGTTCTAATAACCAAATAACTATTACGATGATCTAAGTAGCTGTAGTTTTGATAACCAACCGTAACAGTTTCCTACTCAAAGTTGCTATAATAGACACATCATGAAATATTAGAAGTATGGAACAATCAATTTACTGTAAGAATTTTCAAAGATAATCAATATTATTTAAATGAATAAAAATATAACAAACTGCCAAAGAATTTTGTGAAAAAAATAAGTACATATTTATTAAACTTCGAGAGCAAGTGCTTGAAGCTATTTTAAAATCAAGATAATTCTCTAAGTGCCTATGATATTTTAGAAATTCTTTCAGTAAAAAAACAAATAAATACCCCAACTGTATTTGTATATAGAGCTATAGATTTTTGGCTAAAACATGGCTTTATGACATAAGATACATAAAGGTTTTGAAGTATTTATTTGCTAGAACTGTGGTTTTGTTAATGAGTCACATTTTTGTAATCTATATATTTTAAAAGAATTTCAAAGACTTACATCCTATCAGATTAATAGTTGAACCTTGAGTTAAAAGGCTTATGCAATAAAGTATATAATATAAAAATAAATAAATATTAGTTAATTTAACCAAATTTATCTCAAAAAAGTTTTTTGATTATATTTAAGATCTTTGCTCAATATTAAATTTAGATTTCAGTGCCTCTAGGATTTTATCTGTACTTTCAATAATAACCTTATCATCTAAAGTTTGTAAGTTATCTTGAAAAAGTATGCTTAACGCTATACTCTTTCTTTGATCATAATGGTTTTCATAGACATCGAAGATATTGACATCTTTTAAGATATTTATATCTAAATCTTTTATAGCTTTGATAATATCTCCAGCAAAGACAAACCTATCAACCAAAAATGAGATGTCCCTTATTACTGATGGATATTTAGATATTTTCTCAAAACTTGGTATTTGTTTTTTTGTTAAAATAGCTAAATCCAATTCAAAAACTATTGGTGCTTTAGCCTTAATTTGGAAAGTTTTTAGTACACGTGGATGAATCACTCCAATTACTCCAATCATATTACCATTAGCTAAGATATAAGCAGATTGACCTGGATGAAGCCAATTGATATCATCACAAACTTCAAAGCTTAGGTTTGTAACATCATTACATAATGCTTCAACATCTGCTTTAACATCAAAAAAGTCTACTTTTTTACAGTTAGACCAGTTAATATTTAAAAGCTCACCGTAAACTAAACCTGCAATTCTATCAACTTGGATTCTCTGGTTATCTTGTAGTTTAAAACAAGCACCGTTCTCAAATATTCTAATTCGATTTTGCTGGCGCGAAGCATTTGCCTTAAAAGTACTAATCAAACCAGGTATCAAAGATTGTCTCATTATAGATAAATCTTGTGAAATAGGATTTTTAATTGCAATACCTCTATCAGCAAAGAAAAACTCGTCATATTTTGGATCTATAAAACTATAGTTAATAGTCTCATGATAGCCTCTATCTATCAAACGCGCATTTATCGTAGCTAAAGACTGGAATGTTTCAGATATATCAGTTTTAGCCACTGCATATTTAGGCATAGTTTCTGGAAGCTTTGAATAACCATAAATACGTGCTACCTCTTCGATTAAATCTTCTGGTATTTCCATATCAAAGCGATACGCTGGTGGTGATACTTCTATATAATTACTATCAAAAGTCTCTGTAACATCTATATGTAATGCTTGTAGTATTTCAGTAACACACTCCAAACTGAAATCTGTGCCTAATACACGATTTAGCTTCTTAATAGAAAGATTTATTTTGTTTTCTTTATTTAATCTCTCTAAATCCTCAGCTCCATGAATTGGCGCAACATCACCAGCTGCTATTTGTGTTATTAGTTGAATAGCTATTTTTATAGCATTTTTAGCTAATTGTGGATTAACTCCTCGCTCAAAACGATGAGAAGAATCAGTATGGAGATTATATCTACGTGCTTTACCAGCAATCTTTTCAGGAACAAAAAACGCACTTTCTAAGAAAATATTAGTAGTATCAGCAGATATTGATGAATCTAAACCACCCATAACACCAGCTATTGCTAGAGCTTTTTTATCATCTGCTATTACTAAAGTATCAGAGCTTAATTTAACTTGTGTTTGATCTAGTAGTGTTAGTTTTTCATTATCTTTTGCATAACGAATATTAATACTACCATCTAGTTTATCAAGGTCAAAAGCATGCATTGGTTGACCAGTAAGTAGCATTACATAATTTGTTACATCAACAAAAAAAGATATACTATCAATGCCACTTCTTCTTAGTTTTTCAACCATCCATAAAGGTGTTTGGACTTTGTTATTAACATTTTTTATGATACAGCCATAGTATGACTGACATCCATCTGTAGCAATTATATTAACTTGTTTAATATCATCTATTACTACTTTAGGTTCTACTATTTCTAAATCTCTAAGTTCAGTTTTTATTAGAGCTGATACTTCACGAGCGATACCATATACACTGAGACAATCTGCTCTATTTGGTGTTAGATCAACTACTATAATATTATCATCTAAGTTTAAATATTTATTAATATCTGTGCCTACTGGAGCATCTGCTGGTAAATCCATAAGACCATCAGCTTTGTTAGCTAAACCAAGTTCCTCTTTCGAACACAGCATCCCAAAAGATTCTTGACCACGCAGTTTAGATTTTTTGATTTTAAAATTACCTGGTAATACTGCTCCGATTTTTGCAACAGGAGCTTTCATACCTTCATAAATATTGCTAGCACCACAAACTATCGTTAGCAACTTATCTTCACCAGCATCAACACTACAAACATTTAATTTATCTGCATTAGGATGCT comes from the Francisella persica ATCC VR-331 genome and includes:
- a CDS encoding LPS-assembly lipoprotein LptE, which translates into the protein MRIKYFHIIFLFIATIILVNCSFHARGVLADGNAGNFDSLVGTKFYIQSNGYYSLTNELRHNLIAYKAIVIKNEELADYIINIQQVNKSSQLTSIVGGASNNTYQLIYTITYNLVRPKIKTPVIHNTTINSQMFWQSNSGTQLAQNNESTRIYNYLQSNLVTRMILQIAELLPSKNISSRDNSMQ
- the dcd gene encoding dCTP deaminase — encoded protein: MTIKSDKWIKKMSQEHNMIEPFEAGQVKIINNQKIVSYGTSSYGYDVRCADEFKIFTNINSSIVDPKDFNDKNFVDFKGDVCIIPSNSFALARTVEKFKIPRDTLVVCLGKSTYARCGIIVNVTPLEPEWEGYVTLEFSNTTPLPAKIYANEGVAQMLFFQSDEKCETSYADKGGKYQGQVGVTLPKC
- a CDS encoding Mrp/NBP35 family ATP-binding protein; this encodes MIRIENVIKRKVQQGQKLLPNIKNIILVASGKGGVGKSTVTANLAVCFAKMGAKVGILDADIYGPSQPTLLNLKQNPQTTDKKKIIPLERYRVKMISIGNLIDPESAVIWRGPIVSRALMQLLNDTDWGDIDYLFLDLPPGTGDIQLTISKNMPVTGAVIVTTPQDLSLIDARRAVAMFQKVDIKTLGVIENMSYYICPKCGNSEHIFGDDGAHLLCGKNNIEFLGNLPLHKDIRENADNGKPYVSLDKDDIINISYMTVAENTLNEIEKLPKASNLDSIGIKLEN
- the cls gene encoding cardiolipin synthase; this encodes MEKFLSSLIYILEANTILFVCQIFTIFIVLKLIVDKRSASNILAWILAILFIPYIAIPFFFIFQRKDKRSFWQKEAMNISQPSLDSFCLDKSENCKNLPNEIINVFANMELNTLTSKNSFEMYCDGVKSFQAFMQAIKSAEQNIYIQTYVFKNDTTSKLVINALEKKAAEGVEIKIMIDSLGSFYVYRHNRKIFKKLRNLGAKVVFFMPVISNPLRNYINYRNHRKIYIFDNHTVFSGGMNIGDEYMSPIEHEGMWDDLLFKIQGESLIYFLKIFCSDWHFATNQEIEFNMENAITTQEGFVQVIPSGPDLKEDQLYSGLITAINSAKQKLWIITPYLIPSTELYHSIVLAKKKGIEVKIITPKNSNHKLVDRARASYIRDFLEANIDIHFTKNMIHAKAVLIDDNIAMIGSVNLDIRSLFLNYEIATFLYSKNDIVKMYQWADKILEDSTQSTQHMSTSRGSLIAESILKILTPLM
- the pheT gene encoding phenylalanine--tRNA ligase subunit beta; amino-acid sequence: MKFSHKWLNEYLSDTQNSQDLADTLTLAGLEVEAIEPAVAEKVSGVVVGQIKTIAKHPNADKLNVCSVDAGEDKLLTIVCGASNIYEGMKAPVAKIGAVLPGNFKIKKSKLRGQESFGMLCSKEELGLANKADGLMDLPADAPVGTDINKYLNLDDNIIVVDLTPNRADCLSVYGIAREVSALIKTELRDLEIVEPKVVIDDIKQVNIIATDGCQSYYGCIIKNVNNKVQTPLWMVEKLRRSGIDSISFFVDVTNYVMLLTGQPMHAFDLDKLDGSINIRYAKDNEKLTLLDQTQVKLSSDTLVIADDKKALAIAGVMGGLDSSISADTTNIFLESAFFVPEKIAGKARRYNLHTDSSHRFERGVNPQLAKNAIKIAIQLITQIAAGDVAPIHGAEDLERLNKENKINLSIKKLNRVLGTDFSLECVTEILQALHIDVTETFDSNYIEVSPPAYRFDMEIPEDLIEEVARIYGYSKLPETMPKYAVAKTDISETFQSLATINARLIDRGYHETINYSFIDPKYDEFFFADRGIAIKNPISQDLSIMRQSLIPGLISTFKANASRQQNRIRIFENGACFKLQDNQRIQVDRIAGLVYGELLNINWSNCKKVDFFDVKADVEALCNDVTNLSFEVCDDINWLHPGQSAYILANGNMIGVIGVIHPRVLKTFQIKAKAPIVFELDLAILTKKQIPSFEKISKYPSVIRDISFLVDRFVFAGDIIKAIKDLDINILKDVNIFDVYENHYDQRKSIALSILFQDNLQTLDDKVIIESTDKILEALKSKFNIEQRS